The following coding sequences lie in one Oncorhynchus nerka isolate Pitt River linkage group LG14, Oner_Uvic_2.0, whole genome shotgun sequence genomic window:
- the LOC115141094 gene encoding protein rapunzel-like — translation MASPLEKVVAQKKEAIEAVMESFERGAEMLASAVGELFPLCVAAAPVLRLALDNVQSKEVFYVKEQFLAVRNKLDVLSTQLEDIDCEIKKGRLDSQYFSVEENIRNQFRKYMDILEAKPQFQEVKKRLFLEHFSKTGGEKNLYVLYDALMGTNSFGESILEVVERYEARNRRILEDFCVRMKELFCLGLIALLGHCALTKGPDEEQETIQVWSREIERVELKMKACIEACVAAFPEQACLDAQRLLQEKEERNLQDTAQEVQEFLTRKYDWVSWSVRVVNHSGSSYRNWRAGDHFQHMAGQNWFELLQVNDTNLVVSYSTSPQPVPRDCIRQLMEGPGKKGDAQAVVGVLEKQLAGFVVHAVSHHKESEATWSFPEDCHYWERHKNVALCIHSE, via the exons ATGGCAAGTCCCCTGGAGAAGGTGGTGGCCCAGAAGAAAGAGGCCATCGAGGCTGTGATGGAGAGTTTCGAGCGAGGGGCGGAGATGTTGGCCAGTGCAGTAGGCGAGCTCTTCCCTCTCTGTGTGGCAGCCGCACCTGTCCTACGACTAGCCCTGGACAACGTACAGAGCAAAGAGGTCTTCTATGTCAAAGAGCAGTTCCTGGCCGTGAGGAACAAGTTGGACGTACTGTCCACCCAGCTAGAGGACATTGATTGTGAGATTAAGAAGGGTCGGCTGGATTCCCAGTACTTCTCGGTTGAGGAGAACATCAGGAACCAGTTCCGGAAATACATGGACATTCTGGAGGCCAAGCCACAGTTTCAGGAGGTCAAGAAGAGACTGTTTCTGGAGCACTTCTCCAAGACCGGAGGGGAGAAGAACCTGTATGTGCTGTATGATGCTCTGATGGGCACCAACAGCTTTGGGGAGTCCATCTTGGAGGTGGTGGAGAG GTATGAGGCGAGGAACAGGCGCATACTGGAGGACTTCTGTGTGAGGATGAAGGAGCTCTTCTGCCTGGGCCTGATTGCCCTGCTGGGCCACTGTGCCCTCACCAAGGGCCCCGATGAGGAGCAGGAAACCATCCAGGTCTGGAGCAGAGAAATCGAGAGAGTGGAATTAAAGATGAAGGCATGCATTGAGGCCTGCGTAGCAGCCTTCCCTGAACAGGCCTGCCTTGACGCCCAGCGTCTTCTCCAGGAAAAAGAGGAACGGAATCTTCAGGACACGGCACAGGAAGTACAGGAATTTCTCACCAGGAAGTACGACTGGGTGAGCTGGTCGGTCCGAGTGGTCAACCACTCTGGCAGCAGCTATCGGAACTGGCGTGCCGGGGACCACTTCCAACACATGGCCGGTCAGAACTGGTTTGAGTTGCTGCAGGTGAACGATACCAACCTAGTGGTTTCCTACAGCACCAGTCCCCAACCGGTGCCCCGCGACTGCATCCGGCAACTGATGGAGGGGCCGGGGAAGAAGGGTGATGCCCAGGCCGTGGTGGGGGTCCTAGAGAAGCAGCTGGCAGGGTTTGTGGTGCATGCTGTCAGTCACCATAAGGAGAGTGAGGCCACCTGGAGCTTCCCTGAGGACTGCCACTACTGGGAGAGGCACAAGAACGTGGCGCTGTGCATACACTCGGAGTGA
- the rpz gene encoding protein rapunzel yields the protein MSEMEIVEDRAKLKQGLVKVLQCVATISSAAAVVNPIFGVAGSLIRVVLHHVDDEDIQTLKREFGSVNRALDQLSQQNRGALLQIKKETLDGQYCCVEENLRNQFRKFMEMVEARPEHCERKKVDFEESYSNDLGDQNLHTLYEGVVGKPKLFSRPILEVYLKHSQGDRRTMENLCTRLTYLFCIGLIALMGYAAVIGDDEEGISYEWTEKMEHVQERMQEALQKCK from the coding sequence ATGTCGGAGATGGAGATCGTGGAGGACCGGGCCAAGCTGAAACAGGGCCTGGTGAAGGTGCTGCAGTGTGTGGCCACCATCTCATCTGCTGCGGCTGTGGTCAACCCCATTTTTGGCGTGGCCGGCTCTCTAATCCGAGTGGTGCTGCACCACGTGGACGATGAGGACATCCAGACACTGAAGCGCGAGTTTGGCTCTGTCAACCGTGCCCTGGACCAGCTGTCCCAGCAGAACCGCGGCGCCCTGCTACAGATCAAGAAGGAGACGCTGGACGGCCAGTACTGCTGTGTGGAGGAAAACCTGCGCAACCAGTTCCGCAAGTTTATGGAGATGGTGGAGGCACGGCCCGAGCACTGTGAGCGCAAGAAGGTCGACTTCGAGGAGAGCTACTCCAACGACCTAGGCGACCAGAACCTGCACACACTCTACGAGGGTGTGGTGGGCAAGCCCAAGCTGTTCAGCCGGCCCATCCTGGAGGTGTACCTGAAGCACTCGCAGGGCGACCGCCGCACCATGGAGAACCTGTGCACGCGCCTCACATACCTCTTCTGCATCGGCCTGATCGCCCTCATGGGTTACGCCGCTGTCATCGGAGACGACGAGGAGGGCATCAGCTATGAGTGGACCGAGAAGATGGAGCACGTGCAGGAGAGGATGCAGGAGGCCCTCCAGAAATGCAagtga
- the LOC115141096 gene encoding uncharacterized protein LOC115141096: MDKETVVIILQGMEKVSSFAATINPLFDIVTAVVKVTKDLVAKDLTQDLDTQQLGHIHAKLESISKTNQQILKQIHLNEVNEKYSKYEEYIKHQYTALNTMVKQFNNDPEGRERHMKDFHEVYERDKDTLALDTYYSVIKENTTFEQRGLLEVYLEHYKQNRDVMEKKCSQLANVFHMGLMTLMAYTVVTEDDEVEVREKWAPRVKKIQAKMDEALAQCEGN; the protein is encoded by the coding sequence ATGGACAAGGAGACAGTGGTCATAATCCTACAAGGCATGGAGAAGGTCTCCTCCTTCGCCGCCACCATCAACCCACTCTTCGACATAGTCACTGCAGTGGTGAAGGTGACAAAGGACCTGGTCGCCAAAGACCTCACCCAAGACCTGGACACCCAACAATTGGGCCACATCCACGCCAAGCTGGAAAGCATCTCCAAGACAAACCAGCAGATTCTGAAGCAGATTCACCTGAACGAGGTCAATGAGAAGTACAGCAAGTATGAGGAGTATATCAAGCACCAGTACACCGCTCTCAACACCATGGTGAAACAGTTCAATAACGACCCTGAGGGAAGAGAGCGCCACATGAAGGATTTCCATGAAGTCTATGAGAGAGACAAGGATACCCTTGCTCTAGACACATACTACAGTGTCATAAAAGAGAATACAACTTTTGAACAAAGGGGTTTGCTGGAGGTGTACCTAGAGCACTACAAGCAAAACCGAGACGTCATGGAGAAAAAGTGTTCCCAACTGGCTAATGTCTTTCACATGGGCCTGATGACACTAATGGCATATACGGTGGTCACAGAGGATGATGAGGTTGAAGTCAGGGAGAAATGGGCCCCCAGGGTGAAGAAGATTCAGGCCAAGATGGATGAGGCGCTGGCCCAGTGTGAGGGGAACTGA